A stretch of Rhododendron vialii isolate Sample 1 chromosome 4a, ASM3025357v1 DNA encodes these proteins:
- the LOC131324641 gene encoding inactive protein RESTRICTED TEV MOVEMENT 1-like has protein sequence MFKMGMLNQENGAKTWDDRGRTGIAQIFISHGERIHSLRFQFVENGTLVLSDKYGRDGCPGSPKFHAVKFNYPSELITGIKGSYGNHGGVGSVNSISFDTNKATYRRFGFHAPGDTAFGFKLENRTNFADFMALQTCICTLLGSTWSR, from the exons ATGTTCAAAATGGGTATGTTGAATCaagaaaatggtgcaaaaaCTTGGGATGATAGGGGCAGGACTGGAATTGCACAGATTTTCATTTCACATGGAGAGAGGATCCATTCTCTCCGGTTCCAGTTTGTTGAGAATGGAACCTTGGTCTTGTCAGACAAATATGGCCGAGATGGTTGCCCCGGTTCCCCAAAGTTCCATGCA GTAAAGTTTAATTATCCATCAGAGCTTATTACTGGCATAAAAGGTTCCTATGGCAACCACGGTGGAGTGGGATCTGTGAACTCAATCAGCTTCGATACCAATAAGGCAACTTACAGACGATTTGGGTTCCATGCACCAGGCGATACTGCATTTGGATTCAAATTGGAGAACAGAACAAATTTTGCGGATTTCATGGCACTTCAGACATGTATCTGCACTCTATTGGGCTCTACATGGAGCCGATGA